In Thermobaculum terrenum ATCC BAA-798, one genomic interval encodes:
- a CDS encoding class I SAM-dependent methyltransferase — MDTWEDAEAYERYMGRWSRRIAREFVRWLRPPSGARWLDVGCGTGALSEAIVQIAAPSYLVGVDPSPGLLEHARKSLHAPMVTFELASAEDLPFEDGTFDVAVSGLVINLLADPLQGVREMARVVSKGGLVGLYVWDYAEGMQFLRYFWDAARTVDPSARELDEAVRFPVCDPVALQELLRGAHLQELLVDSLEIETTFSSFDDYWQPFLGGQGPAPGYVRSLEAGIREELRLRLLNTLPIAADGSIPLRARAWCARGLVQAS; from the coding sequence TTGGACACCTGGGAGGATGCCGAAGCGTACGAGCGCTATATGGGCAGGTGGAGTCGCAGGATCGCCCGGGAGTTCGTGCGTTGGCTTCGCCCTCCCAGCGGCGCCCGCTGGCTGGATGTGGGCTGTGGGACCGGCGCCCTCTCGGAAGCGATCGTCCAGATTGCCGCACCCTCTTACCTGGTGGGGGTGGACCCATCGCCGGGGTTGTTAGAGCACGCGCGCAAGAGCCTGCATGCTCCCATGGTTACCTTCGAGCTCGCATCGGCGGAAGACTTGCCATTTGAGGATGGGACCTTCGATGTGGCAGTGTCCGGCCTGGTGATCAACCTGCTGGCCGACCCGCTGCAGGGCGTGCGCGAGATGGCGCGAGTCGTCAGCAAAGGGGGATTGGTGGGATTGTATGTGTGGGACTATGCTGAGGGCATGCAGTTCCTGCGGTACTTCTGGGATGCTGCCAGGACAGTTGATCCCTCTGCGCGGGAGCTGGATGAGGCTGTACGCTTTCCGGTATGCGATCCAGTTGCCCTTCAGGAGCTGTTGAGAGGAGCCCATCTCCAGGAGTTGCTGGTGGACTCGTTGGAGATAGAGACCACCTTCTCGAGTTTTGACGACTACTGGCAGCCGTTTCTGGGAGGGCAGGGCCCAGCTCCAGGCTATGTGCGCTCCCTGGAGGCTGGGATCAGGGAGGAGCTGAGGCTGCGGCTGCTGAACACCCTGCCGATAGCTGCTGATGGATCCATCCCGCTGCGTGCCAGGGCTTGGTGTGCTAGAGGGCTCGTCCAGGCTTCTTAG
- the lysS gene encoding homocitrate synthase: MPLDNFYIVDSTLREGEQFVHAHFTTEQKIEIARALDAFGVEYIELTNPAASPASFEDARRIANLGLRARILVHCRCTMADVQQAVETGVDGVNLLFATSEQLRTHSHGKSIDEIIESARGVISFLQDHGLEVRFSCEDAFRTPIDILLRVYAAVDAMGVDRVGIADTVGVADPLGVHELVSRVRGVVSADIEFHGHNDSGCAIANAYAALQAGATHIDTTVLGIGERNGITPLGGFIARLYATDRGLVSRYNLRMLPQLDSLISQYTGVQIPFNNYLTGETAFAHKAGIHTKAVLSNPSSYEAINPEDFGLTRRVELGHRLTGWNAIAHRARTLGLSLSEAELRAATREIKRLADEAPLTTEQVDQILREWAERSRSCATNQGGVRAWAL; encoded by the coding sequence ATGCCGTTGGACAACTTCTACATAGTAGATTCGACGTTGCGCGAGGGCGAGCAATTCGTGCACGCCCACTTCACCACCGAGCAGAAGATAGAGATAGCGCGCGCCCTGGATGCCTTCGGCGTGGAGTACATCGAGCTCACCAACCCCGCGGCCTCGCCGGCGTCCTTTGAGGATGCCCGCAGGATCGCCAACCTGGGTTTGCGGGCGCGCATACTGGTCCACTGCCGCTGCACCATGGCGGACGTCCAACAGGCCGTGGAAACCGGCGTGGACGGGGTCAACCTGCTGTTCGCGACCTCCGAGCAGCTGAGGACCCACTCCCACGGCAAATCCATCGACGAGATCATAGAGTCGGCAAGAGGCGTCATCTCCTTCCTGCAAGATCACGGCCTGGAGGTGCGCTTCTCCTGCGAGGACGCCTTCCGCACCCCCATAGACATCCTGCTGAGGGTGTACGCCGCTGTGGACGCCATGGGCGTCGACCGGGTGGGTATCGCCGATACCGTCGGGGTGGCCGACCCGCTGGGAGTGCACGAGCTGGTCAGCCGCGTGCGGGGCGTGGTGAGCGCGGACATCGAGTTCCACGGGCACAACGACTCCGGCTGCGCGATCGCCAACGCCTACGCAGCGCTCCAGGCAGGAGCCACCCACATCGACACCACCGTGCTGGGCATAGGCGAGCGCAACGGCATCACCCCCCTGGGAGGCTTCATAGCCAGGCTGTACGCCACCGACCGCGGCCTGGTCAGCAGGTACAACCTGCGCATGCTGCCCCAGCTGGATAGCCTGATCTCCCAGTACACGGGCGTGCAGATCCCATTCAACAACTACCTGACGGGCGAGACGGCTTTCGCTCACAAGGCGGGCATACACACCAAGGCCGTCCTCTCCAACCCCTCATCCTACGAGGCGATCAACCCCGAGGACTTCGGCCTCACCCGCCGTGTGGAGCTGGGCCACAGGCTTACGGGCTGGAACGCTATAGCCCACAGGGCCCGTACCTTGGGGCTCTCCCTCTCCGAGGCGGAGCTGAGGGCCGCGACAAGGGAGATCAAGAGGTTGGCGGACGAGGCCCCACTAACTACCGAGCAAGTAGACCAGATACTGCGCGAGTGGGCAGAGCGCTCGCGCTCCTGTGCAACTAACCAGGGAGGTGTGCGTGCATGGGCACTCTAA
- a CDS encoding 3-isopropylmalate dehydratase large subunit, with the protein MGTLSEEILSRKVGRQVRAGEIVIVPVDYVLAHDQTAPLAIESFRKIGRPLFDPNRTVIVFDHIIPAATVQAATLQKMIREWVREQGITNFLQEGICHQVMVERGFVTPGAVIVGADSHTCTYGALGAFGTGMGSTDIAVALATGKTWLRVPETIRFEVKGELGHHVYAKDLALAMVGTIGVDGATYMAVEYGGPAVRRMSISERMTLANMAVEMGGKTGLVEPDDTVDEYLRGRARDPYERITPRDPVYSRVVEIDASSIEPMVAVPPDPEHLAPAAEMRKVKIDQVFIGTCTNGRLDDIEIAARILKGRKIHPSTRMVVTPASTRVALEAMARGYIQTLIEAGAVVTNTGCGPCIGRHQGVLAAGERAITTQNRNFSGRMGDPTAEIYLASPATAAASAITGYITDPRSLD; encoded by the coding sequence ATGGGCACTCTAAGCGAAGAGATCCTCAGCCGCAAGGTCGGCAGGCAGGTGCGCGCCGGCGAGATAGTCATCGTGCCGGTGGACTACGTGCTGGCGCACGACCAGACGGCTCCGCTGGCGATCGAGAGCTTTCGCAAGATCGGCCGGCCACTATTCGATCCCAACCGTACGGTGATCGTGTTCGACCACATCATCCCCGCGGCCACCGTGCAGGCCGCCACCCTCCAGAAGATGATCCGCGAGTGGGTGCGCGAGCAGGGCATCACCAACTTCCTGCAGGAGGGCATCTGTCACCAGGTGATGGTCGAGCGCGGGTTCGTTACCCCCGGAGCCGTGATAGTTGGCGCCGACTCCCACACCTGCACCTACGGGGCCCTGGGAGCCTTCGGCACGGGCATGGGCTCCACCGATATCGCCGTGGCCCTGGCGACCGGCAAGACCTGGCTGCGGGTGCCCGAGACGATCCGCTTCGAGGTCAAGGGCGAGCTGGGCCATCACGTCTACGCCAAGGACCTCGCGTTGGCGATGGTGGGCACGATAGGCGTGGACGGCGCCACCTACATGGCCGTGGAGTACGGCGGCCCTGCGGTGCGCAGGATGAGCATCTCCGAGCGCATGACGCTGGCCAACATGGCGGTGGAGATGGGCGGGAAGACCGGCCTCGTGGAGCCCGACGATACGGTGGATGAGTACCTGCGAGGTCGCGCCCGGGATCCCTACGAGCGCATCACCCCACGCGATCCAGTCTACAGCCGCGTGGTGGAGATAGACGCCTCGTCCATAGAGCCGATGGTGGCCGTGCCACCAGATCCGGAGCACCTTGCCCCCGCGGCTGAGATGCGCAAGGTGAAGATCGACCAGGTGTTCATAGGCACCTGCACCAACGGCAGGCTGGACGACATCGAGATAGCCGCCCGCATCCTCAAGGGCAGGAAGATCCACCCCAGCACCCGCATGGTCGTCACTCCGGCCTCCACCAGGGTGGCGCTGGAGGCCATGGCCAGGGGCTACATCCAGACGCTGATCGAGGCCGGCGCTGTCGTCACCAACACCGGCTGTGGCCCATGCATAGGCCGCCACCAGGGAGTGCTGGCCGCGGGCGAGCGGGCCATCACGACGCAGAACCGTAACTTCTCCGGCAGGATGGGCGACCCCACCGCCGAGATCTACCTGGCGAGCCCCGCGACGGCGGCGGCTTCAGCCATCACCGGCTACATCACTGACCCGAGGAGCCTGGACTGA
- a CDS encoding 3-isopropylmalate dehydratase small subunit produces MSRVWKVGDNVSTDEIIPGRYNVTTDRQQLAKAAFIEYRPDYAENVRPGDVIVAGKNFGMGSSREHAPIAIQASGAKAVIARSFARIFFRNAINIGLPILVCDELHGAVEDGDEIDVDLATGQITLADGRTFQVEPLPEFVLEIVRAGGIIPFVQSGRF; encoded by the coding sequence ATGAGCAGAGTATGGAAAGTAGGCGACAACGTATCCACGGACGAGATCATCCCCGGCAGGTACAACGTGACGACCGACCGCCAGCAGCTGGCGAAGGCCGCGTTCATCGAGTACAGGCCGGACTACGCAGAGAACGTCCGCCCAGGCGATGTGATAGTCGCCGGCAAGAACTTCGGGATGGGGTCTTCGCGCGAGCACGCCCCCATCGCCATCCAGGCCTCCGGCGCCAAGGCGGTGATCGCGCGTTCCTTTGCCCGTATATTCTTCCGTAACGCCATCAACATCGGCCTCCCCATACTCGTGTGCGACGAGCTACATGGGGCGGTCGAGGACGGTGACGAGATAGACGTCGACCTCGCCACCGGCCAGATCACCCTTGCGGATGGACGCACCTTCCAGGTGGAGCCGCTGCCGGAGTTCGTGCTGGAGATCGTGCGTGCCGGCGGCATCATCCCGTTCGTCCAGTCCGGAAGGTTCTAA
- a CDS encoding riboflavin synthase, which yields MFSGIVEETGRVLELHLKEPLRLRVACQRVLEGTQLGDSIAVNGVCLTVDALDEGSFTVGLMPETLRRTNLGGLQLGDEVNLERSLRFDGRVGGHFVQGHVDATGTILDRCPDGGALWLKIGLPRDLARYVVPKGCIAVDGVSLTVVDALKDAFTVSLVYHTQQKVTLARKQVGELVNLEVDMLGKYVERLLQHQWSEARA from the coding sequence ATGTTCTCAGGCATAGTGGAGGAAACTGGCAGGGTGTTGGAGCTGCACCTGAAGGAGCCCCTCCGGCTGCGTGTGGCCTGCCAGCGAGTGCTGGAGGGCACCCAGTTGGGAGACAGCATCGCGGTCAACGGCGTCTGCCTGACGGTCGACGCTCTGGACGAGGGCTCCTTCACCGTGGGTCTCATGCCCGAGACGCTGCGGCGCACCAACCTGGGCGGCTTGCAGTTGGGCGATGAGGTGAACCTCGAGCGCTCGCTCCGCTTCGACGGCCGGGTGGGAGGCCACTTCGTCCAGGGCCACGTCGACGCCACGGGCACCATCCTGGATAGGTGTCCCGATGGGGGCGCGCTCTGGCTGAAGATCGGGCTCCCCAGGGATCTCGCCCGCTACGTCGTGCCCAAGGGGTGCATCGCGGTAGACGGCGTAAGCCTGACGGTCGTGGACGCACTGAAGGATGCCTTCACCGTCTCGCTCGTGTACCACACCCAGCAGAAGGTCACGCTTGCCCGCAAGCAGGTGGGAGAACTGGTCAACCTGGAGGTGGACATGCTCGGCAAGTACGTCGAGCGACTGCTGCAGCACCAGTGGTCGGAGGCAAGGGCATGA
- a CDS encoding bifunctional 3,4-dihydroxy-2-butanone-4-phosphate synthase/GTP cyclohydrolase II — MTGSKIQQALDELRAGRFVVVVDDESREREADLVLAAQHATPAAINFMAREACGLICVAMHGRRMDQLGIPPMVSPENNTSAHGTAFGVPVDAASGITTGISAYDRAHTIRLLADPSSTPGDFIMPGHVFPLRAREGGVLERRGHTEAAVDLMVMAGLQPVAAICEIMAPNGRMAWGEELEEFAHRHNLMLVTVQEVADARAAESEGTLGKVRPVKLPTSHGEFTLVAYTAPDSREPHLALIHGDPGSSPLVRLHSECFTGDVLGSERCDCGPQLDRALQMIAAQGGILLYLRQEGRGIGLLNKLRAYALQDEGLDTVEANEHLGFQPDERDYAVAAEILRDLGVSSVRLLTNNPRKIEGLRAHGIEVVERVPLEVPPRRHNLRYLQTKKLKLGHWLQLHPPIGEQR, encoded by the coding sequence ATGACGGGCAGCAAGATCCAGCAGGCACTCGATGAGCTGCGCGCGGGCAGGTTCGTGGTCGTAGTGGACGACGAATCGCGCGAGCGCGAGGCCGACCTCGTGCTCGCGGCACAGCATGCCACACCCGCGGCGATCAACTTCATGGCCCGCGAGGCGTGTGGGTTGATCTGCGTGGCCATGCACGGCAGGAGGATGGACCAGCTAGGTATCCCCCCGATGGTCTCGCCCGAGAATAACACCTCGGCGCACGGCACCGCTTTCGGCGTGCCCGTGGACGCCGCCAGCGGCATCACCACGGGCATCTCGGCCTACGACCGAGCCCACACCATAAGGCTCCTGGCGGATCCGAGCTCCACGCCCGGCGACTTCATCATGCCGGGGCACGTGTTCCCCTTGAGAGCCAGGGAGGGAGGAGTGCTGGAGCGACGGGGACACACCGAGGCCGCCGTGGACCTGATGGTCATGGCTGGGCTGCAGCCGGTGGCCGCGATCTGCGAGATCATGGCTCCCAACGGCAGGATGGCGTGGGGAGAAGAGCTGGAGGAGTTCGCCCACAGGCACAACCTGATGCTGGTGACGGTTCAGGAGGTGGCCGACGCCCGGGCGGCCGAGAGCGAGGGCACGCTGGGAAAAGTGCGCCCGGTGAAGCTGCCCACGAGCCACGGTGAGTTCACCCTTGTGGCCTACACGGCGCCGGATTCCAGGGAGCCCCACCTGGCGCTCATCCACGGCGACCCAGGAAGCTCCCCCCTGGTCCGCCTGCACTCCGAATGCTTCACCGGCGACGTGCTGGGCTCCGAGAGGTGCGACTGTGGCCCCCAGCTCGATCGGGCCCTGCAGATGATAGCTGCCCAGGGCGGCATCCTGCTGTACCTGCGGCAGGAGGGTCGGGGCATAGGGCTGCTGAACAAGCTGAGGGCTTACGCCCTCCAGGACGAGGGGCTGGATACCGTGGAGGCCAACGAGCACCTGGGATTCCAGCCCGACGAGCGGGACTACGCCGTGGCCGCGGAGATCCTGCGAGATCTGGGGGTGAGCTCCGTCAGGCTACTGACGAACAACCCACGCAAGATCGAGGGCCTGCGCGCCCACGGCATCGAGGTGGTAGAGAGGGTACCCCTGGAGGTACCCCCTCGGAGGCACAACCTGAGGTACCTGCAGACGAAGAAGCTGAAGCTGGGGCACTGGCTACAGCTACATCCCCCCATCGGAGAGCAGCGATGA
- the ribH gene encoding 6,7-dimethyl-8-ribityllumazine synthase translates to MTHTYDIRRVDRGYRFAVVVSKFNELVTRRLLEGALDALRQHGVEAQRISVAWVPGAFEIPITASRLARTGDFAAVICLGAVIRGETSHYEAVVSAVTSGVSRVGLDTGVPTIFGVLTTDSLEQALDRAGGKAGNKGYEAAVSALEMANLMASIG, encoded by the coding sequence ATGACCCATACTTACGACATCCGGAGAGTCGACAGAGGCTATAGGTTTGCCGTAGTGGTCTCCAAGTTCAACGAGCTCGTGACCCGGAGGCTGCTGGAGGGCGCCCTGGACGCCCTTCGGCAGCACGGCGTGGAGGCGCAGAGGATAAGCGTGGCCTGGGTGCCTGGGGCATTCGAGATCCCGATCACCGCGAGCAGGCTCGCGCGCACAGGGGATTTCGCGGCGGTGATCTGCCTTGGAGCCGTCATACGCGGCGAGACGAGCCACTACGAGGCGGTGGTGTCCGCGGTGACCTCGGGGGTGTCGAGGGTAGGGCTGGACACCGGGGTGCCGACCATATTCGGCGTGCTCACCACGGACAGCCTCGAGCAGGCGCTGGATAGAGCCGGCGGCAAGGCAGGGAACAAAGGCTACGAGGCGGCGGTATCCGCACTCGAGATGGCTAACCTGATGGCATCCATCGGCTAG
- a CDS encoding dihydrofolate reductase family protein, whose translation MRRVIASMYLTLDGVMESPDKWSFQFWSEESARFKLDELFSSDALLLGRVTYQGFAAAWPSMTDEAGFADRMNSLPKYVVSTTLEEPLEWNNSRLIRENISAEVQKLKQQPGQDVLIYGSGELVRTLMQQDLIDEYRLMVFPIVVGSGKQLFQGGSGTKSLRLREVKSFSSGVVVLTYQV comes from the coding sequence ATGAGAAGAGTGATAGCATCGATGTACCTGACGCTGGATGGGGTCATGGAATCCCCAGATAAATGGTCCTTCCAGTTCTGGAGCGAGGAATCAGCCAGGTTCAAGCTGGATGAGCTGTTCTCAAGCGATGCCCTCCTGCTGGGCAGGGTGACCTATCAGGGCTTTGCGGCCGCCTGGCCATCCATGACCGATGAGGCGGGCTTCGCTGACAGGATGAACAGCCTGCCCAAGTACGTCGTCTCGACGACCCTGGAGGAACCACTTGAGTGGAACAACTCCAGGCTGATCAGGGAGAACATATCGGCAGAGGTGCAGAAGCTGAAGCAGCAGCCCGGGCAGGATGTGCTGATCTACGGCAGCGGCGAGCTCGTGCGCACGCTGATGCAGCAAGACCTCATCGATGAGTACCGGCTGATGGTCTTTCCGATCGTCGTAGGGAGCGGGAAACAGCTCTTCCAGGGCGGAAGCGGGACTAAGTCCCTGAGGCTCAGGGAGGTCAAGAGCTTTAGCTCAGGCGTGGTCGTTCTCACCTATCAGGTATGA
- a CDS encoding VOC family protein has protein sequence MQDINPYLVLNGNGHEAVESYKHALGAEVVSVSNFGDMPEPEDPAHRVPEDAKGRLLHAHLRVGNSDLMLSDNFPGMPYQLGSQVTIVISVSDAQTAREVFGRLQEGGQVEMPLQETFWSPLYGMVTDKFGVLWQVSTNPTGQS, from the coding sequence ATCCAGGATATCAACCCTTACCTCGTTCTGAACGGTAACGGACACGAGGCGGTGGAGTCCTACAAGCACGCGCTGGGCGCGGAGGTCGTTAGTGTTTCGAATTTCGGAGATATGCCCGAGCCCGAAGATCCGGCGCATCGAGTGCCTGAGGACGCAAAGGGCCGCCTGCTGCACGCCCACCTGAGAGTAGGCAACTCGGACCTCATGCTCTCCGATAACTTCCCGGGTATGCCGTACCAGCTCGGATCACAGGTGACCATAGTCATCAGCGTGAGCGATGCTCAGACGGCCAGGGAGGTGTTCGGGAGGCTGCAGGAGGGTGGTCAGGTGGAGATGCCCCTGCAGGAGACCTTCTGGAGCCCGCTGTACGGCATGGTGACGGACAAGTTCGGCGTGCTCTGGCAGGTCTCGACGAACCCGACGGGGCAGAGCTGA
- a CDS encoding DUF1697 domain-containing protein: MRTYIALLRGLGGKYTLPMQGLAEIMLELGLRDVRTYIQSGNAIFRSDRASTGEIAEEISSAINERYGFAPRVIILTPEELREAVASNPYPEAESAPTTLHLTFLSSVPEHPDLVKLERLRQAGERFTLRGRTFYFHAPNGVGRSKLFASIERALGVPGTARNWRTVCRLLEMVDQ; encoded by the coding sequence ATGCGCACGTACATCGCACTTCTGAGAGGGCTTGGAGGCAAGTACACGCTACCAATGCAGGGGCTGGCAGAGATCATGTTGGAGCTGGGGCTGCGGGACGTAAGGACCTACATCCAGAGCGGCAACGCCATCTTCCGAAGCGACCGGGCCTCCACCGGTGAGATCGCCGAGGAGATCAGCAGCGCCATCAACGAGCGATACGGCTTTGCGCCCAGGGTGATCATCCTGACACCGGAAGAGCTCAGGGAAGCGGTGGCCTCCAATCCATATCCTGAGGCCGAGTCAGCACCCACGACGCTACACCTGACCTTCCTGAGCTCAGTGCCCGAGCACCCGGACTTGGTCAAGCTCGAACGCCTCCGACAGGCTGGCGAGCGCTTCACCCTCAGAGGGAGGACCTTCTACTTCCACGCCCCCAACGGCGTGGGGAGGTCCAAGCTCTTCGCGAGCATCGAGAGGGCGCTCGGCGTACCCGGCACGGCGCGCAACTGGCGCACGGTCTGCAGGCTCTTGGAGATGGTCGATCAGTAG
- a CDS encoding SDR family NAD(P)-dependent oxidoreductase has translation MSRLQDKIALITGAGSGMGKAMAERFAAEGAHVIVSDVIEERVTSTVEGINAKGHSARGVVVDVSNEEQVAHMVQEVLSQEGRIDVLCNNAGIMDGMQPLGDTSDELLHRVLGVNLFGPIYLTRAVLPSMLERGGGSIVNTASVAGLFGGRAGAAYTISKHGLVGLTRSVAAEYWDQGIRCNAICPGAVATAIGMGSATPNLKVTEMVQKLSAAHGKIGQPEEIANLALFLASDEASFINGAIIVADGGWTVL, from the coding sequence ATGTCGCGCTTACAGGACAAGATAGCACTCATCACGGGGGCTGGCTCGGGCATGGGCAAAGCCATGGCCGAGAGGTTCGCCGCCGAGGGAGCCCATGTCATAGTCTCGGATGTGATCGAGGAGCGGGTGACCTCCACCGTCGAGGGCATCAATGCGAAGGGGCATAGCGCCAGGGGCGTAGTGGTCGATGTCTCCAACGAGGAGCAGGTCGCCCACATGGTGCAGGAGGTGCTGAGCCAGGAGGGGCGCATAGATGTGCTGTGCAACAACGCCGGTATCATGGACGGCATGCAGCCCCTGGGCGATACCTCCGACGAGCTCCTGCACAGGGTGCTGGGGGTTAACCTCTTCGGACCCATCTACCTCACCCGGGCCGTGCTGCCGAGCATGCTGGAGAGGGGTGGAGGCTCCATAGTCAACACCGCCTCTGTGGCAGGGCTGTTCGGAGGCCGAGCTGGCGCCGCCTACACCATATCCAAGCACGGGCTGGTGGGGCTCACCAGGAGCGTGGCGGCAGAGTACTGGGATCAGGGGATCAGGTGCAACGCCATATGCCCGGGGGCGGTGGCCACGGCGATCGGCATGGGCAGCGCCACGCCCAACCTCAAGGTCACCGAGATGGTGCAGAAGCTCTCGGCAGCCCACGGCAAGATCGGGCAGCCGGAGGAGATAGCCAACCTGGCGCTCTTCCTCGCCTCCGACGAGGCCAGCTTCATCAACGGCGCGATCATCGTCGCCGATGGCGGGTGGACCGTGCTGTAG